Proteins encoded by one window of Chondrinema litorale:
- a CDS encoding alpha/beta hydrolase: MAFNQTLYAQNTIYIESSFLKKKTPVLIHTPNNYEPSKKYPLVFMLHGYSENYKQWSEISDLNKLANQYQMILICPEAYVSYYLDSPELADSQYESFFFNELIPEVENNYHVDHQNIFITGLSMGGYGALSLFIKHPDYFNTAASTSGALEFDYENFKNISLQFFDSERMNNDLKRILGDPQQTDWQQYSISTLLKQNAHFKKGFLLDCGLQDPLLDNTLQIKELALVKKLPIKFSIQPGEHNAAYWTTSIEYHFVYFNQHLKKG; the protein is encoded by the coding sequence ATGGCTTTCAATCAGACACTTTACGCACAAAACACAATTTACATTGAGTCTAGTTTCCTTAAAAAGAAAACTCCCGTTCTCATACATACACCAAACAATTATGAACCTTCAAAAAAATATCCGCTAGTATTTATGCTGCACGGCTATAGCGAAAATTATAAGCAATGGAGTGAGATTAGCGATCTAAACAAGTTGGCTAATCAATACCAAATGATTCTTATTTGCCCAGAAGCTTATGTGAGTTATTATTTAGATAGCCCTGAGTTAGCAGATTCCCAATACGAAAGTTTTTTCTTTAATGAGCTTATTCCTGAAGTCGAAAATAATTACCATGTAGATCATCAAAATATATTTATTACAGGTTTAAGCATGGGCGGATATGGCGCTTTGAGTCTCTTTATAAAACATCCAGATTATTTTAATACAGCAGCTTCTACAAGTGGCGCACTTGAATTCGACTATGAAAACTTTAAAAATATTAGTTTGCAGTTTTTTGACTCCGAAAGAATGAACAATGATCTAAAAAGAATTTTAGGAGATCCTCAGCAAACAGATTGGCAACAATACAGCATATCTACTTTACTCAAACAAAATGCTCATTTTAAAAAAGGATTTTTACTAGATTGTGGCTTGCAAGACCCACTACTCGACAATACTCTACAGATAAAAGAATTGGCTTTAGTTAAAAAACTACCCATCAAATTTTCCATTCAACCAGGAGAGCACAATGCAGCCTACTGGACAACATCAATCGAATATCACTTTGTTTATTTTAATCAACATCTTAAAAAAGGTTGA
- a CDS encoding winged helix-turn-helix transcriptional regulator — MRKEQSSNFINEQFLFQVCELNSAVSVISGRWKSQIVYSISQGNNRFHLLLQELPNISETVLARQLKELETHAILVKQEIPDSVPVGVNYVLTNKGKDLVPILESLCDWGKTYAEGKEISI; from the coding sequence ATGAGGAAAGAACAATCGAGTAATTTTATAAATGAACAGTTTTTATTTCAGGTATGTGAGCTTAACTCTGCGGTAAGTGTAATTAGCGGACGTTGGAAATCTCAAATTGTTTACTCCATTTCACAAGGCAATAACCGTTTTCATTTGTTGCTTCAAGAACTCCCTAATATTTCAGAAACGGTGTTGGCTAGGCAGTTGAAAGAACTGGAAACTCATGCCATTTTAGTAAAACAAGAAATTCCAGATTCGGTGCCTGTTGGAGTTAATTATGTGTTGACCAATAAGGGCAAAGATTTAGTTCCTATTCTTGAAAGCTTATGCGATTGGGGAAAAACATATGCAGAAGGAAAGGAGATTTCTATTTAA
- a CDS encoding helix-turn-helix domain-containing protein, translating to MSKENKIPHRFDSLSELCRMLGVPKPQHPLITVSNNMNRSIDMSKLPSPHIKSFYKISFLKNVSGQLKYGQRYYDFEEGGMIFIAPHQVLETHTHQSNHSGYTLLFHPDLLLNTPLANKIKQYGFFSYDVNETLHLSENEKKTIISILTVIEDELKLPIDDFSQDIIISQIELLLNYSNRFYKRQFITRKAVNSDILQKLETYLDAYLIDEQALTNGIPTVQALANIVNLSPSYLSDMLRTLIGRNAQQFIHDKLIEKAKELLSTTNLSISEIAYQLGFEYSQSFSRLFKTKTDLSPIEFRKSFN from the coding sequence ATGAGTAAAGAAAACAAAATTCCTCATAGATTTGACTCACTATCAGAATTATGTAGGATGTTGGGTGTACCTAAACCCCAACATCCTTTAATTACTGTATCTAATAATATGAATCGCAGTATTGATATGAGCAAATTACCCAGTCCTCATATCAAAAGCTTCTATAAAATTTCATTTTTAAAAAATGTGAGTGGTCAGTTAAAGTATGGCCAAAGATATTATGATTTTGAAGAAGGCGGAATGATTTTCATAGCACCTCATCAAGTATTAGAAACTCATACTCATCAAAGTAATCATTCTGGATATACTCTGCTTTTTCATCCCGACTTGTTATTGAACACACCATTAGCCAACAAGATAAAGCAATATGGTTTTTTCTCTTATGATGTAAATGAGACTTTGCATCTATCAGAAAATGAAAAGAAGACTATTATCTCAATTTTAACTGTGATTGAAGATGAATTGAAACTGCCGATTGATGACTTTAGCCAAGACATCATTATTTCTCAAATTGAGTTACTACTTAACTATAGTAATCGCTTTTACAAGAGACAGTTCATCACTAGAAAAGCAGTAAATAGTGATATTTTACAAAAGCTAGAAACCTACCTTGATGCTTATTTAATAGATGAACAAGCATTAACGAATGGCATCCCAACTGTTCAAGCTCTTGCTAATATTGTAAATCTTTCACCAAGTTATCTTAGCGATATGTTACGCACACTTATAGGCCGAAATGCTCAGCAGTTTATTCACGATAAATTGATAGAAAAGGCAAAAGAACTATTATCTACCACTAATTTAAGTATTTCTGAAATCGCCTATCAATTGGGATTCGAATACTCACAATCTTTCAGTAGGTTATTTAAAACCAAAACTGATCTGTCTCCAATAGAATTTAGGAAATCTTTCAATTGA
- a CDS encoding SDR family oxidoreductase produces MKKALITGANKSIGFETARQLLQKGYYVYLGSRSKEKGLAAIEKLKSEGLNNVEVIEIDVRDAESVKNARTELGSKTEVLDVLINNAGISGGLPQTALTVSVDTFQNVYETNVFGVVRVTQAFIDLLKRSTEPRIVNVTSGQGSMTMASNPADKYYNHKGAVYQSSKSALNMYTVNLAYELRDTPFKVNAVCPGFTKTDFNNHHGTGTVEDAGARVIKYATIDKDGPTGKYFCEEMYPETECPW; encoded by the coding sequence ATGAAAAAGGCATTAATAACAGGAGCAAATAAAAGTATTGGTTTCGAAACTGCTAGACAATTATTACAAAAAGGTTACTACGTATACCTTGGAAGTAGAAGTAAGGAAAAAGGTTTAGCTGCAATTGAAAAACTTAAATCTGAAGGCTTAAACAATGTTGAAGTAATAGAAATTGACGTGAGAGATGCTGAATCTGTAAAAAATGCAAGAACAGAATTGGGGAGTAAAACTGAAGTTTTGGATGTATTAATTAACAATGCTGGCATTAGTGGTGGTTTACCACAAACTGCTTTAACTGTGAGTGTAGACACATTCCAAAATGTATACGAAACCAATGTATTTGGTGTGGTAAGAGTAACACAGGCTTTTATCGATTTATTAAAAAGATCAACTGAGCCAAGAATTGTTAATGTTACTTCTGGCCAAGGTTCTATGACGATGGCTAGCAACCCAGCAGACAAATATTATAATCATAAAGGAGCGGTGTACCAATCTTCAAAATCGGCACTCAATATGTACACAGTTAATTTAGCATATGAGTTACGCGACACTCCTTTTAAAGTAAATGCAGTTTGCCCAGGGTTCACTAAAACAGATTTTAACAACCATCATGGAACAGGTACTGTAGAAGATGCAGGTGCTCGAGTGATTAAATATGCTACTATCGATAAAGATGGACCAACTGGAAAGTATTTTTGTGAAGAAATGTATCCAGAAACTGAATGTCCTTGGTAA
- a CDS encoding class I SAM-dependent methyltransferase produces the protein MENEKTEFWEANFVEKKEIWGFEPAKSTVIARDFFVEKSVKNILVPGFGYGRNAQVFREAGIDITGIEISKTAIEMARKHYGTEMTIHYGSVTEMPFDNKQYEGIFCYSLIHLLDQVDREKLIADCYNQLAENGYMIFIAISKKAPTYGKGQLISKDQYEIFDGVKMFFYDQESIKSEFKNVGLFEVTEVEENFPFYFIKCQKN, from the coding sequence ATGGAAAACGAAAAAACTGAATTTTGGGAAGCAAACTTTGTAGAGAAAAAAGAAATATGGGGATTTGAGCCTGCAAAATCAACCGTAATCGCTAGAGATTTCTTTGTTGAAAAATCGGTGAAAAATATACTGGTTCCTGGATTTGGTTATGGTAGAAATGCCCAAGTTTTTAGAGAAGCTGGAATAGACATAACAGGCATAGAAATATCTAAAACAGCTATTGAAATGGCCAGAAAACACTACGGAACTGAAATGACAATTCATTATGGTTCTGTAACAGAAATGCCATTTGATAATAAACAATACGAGGGAATTTTTTGCTACTCATTAATCCACTTGTTAGATCAAGTAGATAGAGAGAAATTAATCGCAGACTGCTACAATCAATTAGCAGAAAATGGATATATGATTTTTATAGCCATTTCTAAAAAAGCTCCCACTTATGGTAAAGGGCAGTTGATTAGTAAAGACCAATACGAAATATTTGATGGTGTTAAAATGTTTTTTTACGATCAAGAATCTATTAAATCTGAATTTAAAAATGTCGGATTATTTGAAGTAACCGAAGTAGAGGAAAACTTTCCTTTCTATTTTATTAAGTGTCAAAAAAACTAG
- a CDS encoding leucine-rich repeat domain-containing protein, producing MKINIKFLVLVALIFTITFACDEDDPEPVSKSSEKKLLTFKFLSSNNQNLKEDIVAYIDEDSKTISAELPTGTDLTTLTPTIEISEKASVSPNDSDTQDFSNSIIYVVTAEDGSTTNYTTTISIEKADSKSIISFKFYADDNSSLSDSIVATIDEQEKTITATVPAETDLTKLIPTIIISDLATVNPASKESQDFSSTVEYTVTAEDSSTSKYQVIISQDKIPTERDALIAIYRANPNSKLTWDTTSTDISTWVGVTVEDDKVTKLSLVNDDISVLPIEIKYLSNLKYLYLINNQLTAVPKEIGSLINLEELSLFGNDLTELPAEIGDLENLIDLSLGSNYLNSIPEEIGQLSKLTELTLDVNNLTEIPSEIGQLDKLEVLNLGGNKLKNLPTGITDLASLQRIYIYSNELETLPDEIGSLQNLWLINAYDNNIASLPESIGNLAKLLQLKLNQNNLGTLPSTMANLSSLNTLQLNNNQFSTFPEAISNLNNLKEIDLSNNLIEDISASISGLANLNTLDLTDNKIAALPSEIGMLSNLKILDLVSNELSALPNEIGNLSNLEKLYLNQNALQGTLPDGLFQLAKLQLLNLSDNELESLSTKIGDIATLTHLLIDNNLLEAVPQEISKLKQLVYFSIKGNVITSIPNEICTMSLTDFIKDDTAICE from the coding sequence ATGAAAATTAATATCAAGTTCCTAGTATTAGTCGCACTAATTTTTACAATTACCTTTGCATGTGATGAAGATGACCCTGAACCAGTAAGCAAATCCTCTGAAAAAAAGCTCTTAACCTTTAAGTTTTTGAGTTCGAATAATCAGAATCTGAAAGAAGATATCGTCGCTTATATCGATGAAGATAGCAAAACAATTTCGGCTGAATTGCCCACAGGCACAGACTTAACAACATTAACTCCAACTATAGAAATATCTGAAAAGGCATCAGTTTCACCAAACGATTCAGATACACAGGATTTTAGTAATTCCATTATATATGTTGTAACTGCTGAAGATGGAAGTACTACAAACTATACGACAACCATCAGTATAGAAAAAGCGGATAGTAAATCGATCATCTCTTTTAAATTTTATGCTGATGATAATAGTTCTTTGTCTGATAGTATTGTTGCTACTATTGATGAACAAGAAAAAACTATTACTGCCACCGTTCCTGCAGAAACAGACTTAACAAAACTGATTCCTACTATCATTATTTCTGATCTAGCAACTGTAAATCCAGCTAGTAAAGAGTCTCAAGATTTTAGTTCTACAGTAGAATATACCGTAACTGCTGAAGATAGCTCTACATCAAAATATCAGGTAATTATTTCACAAGATAAAATACCTACTGAACGTGATGCGCTTATTGCTATTTATCGGGCTAATCCAAATAGTAAATTAACTTGGGATACAACCAGTACCGATATTTCAACTTGGGTTGGAGTAACTGTGGAAGATGACAAGGTAACAAAATTGAGTCTGGTAAACGATGATATTTCCGTTTTGCCAATTGAGATAAAATACCTTTCTAACTTAAAGTATTTGTACTTAATCAATAATCAACTTACTGCTGTACCTAAAGAGATTGGTTCGCTCATCAACTTAGAAGAGCTTAGTTTATTTGGTAATGATCTTACTGAATTACCTGCAGAAATAGGTGATCTTGAAAATCTAATAGATTTATCATTGGGTTCAAACTACCTAAATTCGATTCCAGAAGAAATTGGTCAGCTTTCTAAACTCACCGAGTTGACACTGGATGTAAATAATTTGACTGAAATACCAAGTGAAATAGGTCAATTAGATAAACTTGAAGTACTAAATCTAGGTGGAAATAAATTGAAAAATTTACCAACAGGAATTACAGATTTAGCAAGCTTACAAAGAATTTACATTTACTCTAATGAATTAGAAACACTGCCAGATGAGATTGGAAGTCTTCAAAATCTGTGGCTCATAAATGCTTATGATAATAATATAGCAAGCCTTCCAGAAAGCATAGGCAATTTAGCTAAGTTGCTTCAATTGAAACTGAACCAAAATAACTTAGGTACTTTACCAAGTACGATGGCAAACTTATCTAGCCTCAACACTTTACAGTTAAATAATAATCAGTTTTCTACTTTTCCTGAAGCAATAAGTAACCTGAACAACCTAAAAGAAATTGATCTTTCAAATAATTTGATTGAAGATATTTCGGCCAGCATTTCAGGTCTTGCTAACCTCAATACATTAGACTTAACAGATAATAAAATTGCTGCATTACCAAGTGAGATCGGTATGCTCAGCAACCTCAAAATATTAGATTTGGTAAGCAATGAGCTGAGTGCATTGCCAAACGAAATTGGTAATTTATCTAACTTAGAAAAGCTATACCTAAATCAAAATGCTTTACAAGGCACTTTACCTGATGGCTTATTCCAACTAGCTAAACTTCAATTACTTAATTTGAGTGATAATGAATTAGAAAGTTTATCAACTAAAATCGGTGATATTGCTACTCTCACACATTTATTGATTGATAATAATCTGCTTGAAGCAGTTCCTCAAGAAATTAGTAAACTCAAGCAATTGGTTTATTTTTCTATAAAGGGCAATGTAATCACTAGTATCCCAAATGAGATTTGTACAATGTCTTTAACTGATTTTATAAAAGATGACACTGCTATTTGCGAATAA
- a CDS encoding FAD-dependent oxidoreductase encodes MKRNRIIIIGGLSAGPSAAAKARRTDEHAEIMLFEKTEHISYATCGIPYAMSGKIKSRDKLMVVQPELLKQRFGVDLHLNEPVIDVDPNAQIVYTHKDSYTYDKLVIATGGSAFLPPIENIEQFYNWAFAKTIEDFDKIMKKGVIDNSEHITIVGAGLIGLETAENLIHAGKKVTVVELSKQVLANWDKKFAQMAANELIQNEIDLKLGTSVTGVDPETQEIILSNGERFFSDFMLISISVKPNTEMFVAKGAAHLPNGALIVNERMETSLPNIYAAGDCSSIPNRLTKDSSWFPMGTHSNKAGRVAGANAAGGNETFEGGYGTAIMKLFNFTIARTGLGPKELSRKGISYESSMLVGGTTPGFYPNPKDIFLEIYYEPDSGKLLGAEMIGEFGVDKRVDVLSTAIYANLTIHDLPRLDLAYAPPYSPAKDPVVVIGYVAENALKGKFREVNVTRAEKIIEELEDLTVLDVRNPGEVHNNGLIAGAKNIPLDELRNRLDELDTEKPILVYCAKGLRGYISSMILAQHGFQNIYNLAGGFTAWKNMHLEVEA; translated from the coding sequence ATGAAACGCAATAGAATCATTATAATCGGAGGACTTTCAGCTGGTCCTTCTGCGGCTGCCAAAGCCAGACGAACCGACGAGCATGCCGAGATTATGTTATTTGAGAAGACCGAACACATCAGCTATGCTACTTGTGGAATTCCTTATGCCATGTCTGGCAAAATAAAATCTCGTGATAAACTGATGGTGGTGCAGCCAGAGCTATTAAAACAAAGATTTGGTGTAGACCTTCATTTAAATGAACCTGTAATTGATGTTGATCCGAATGCTCAAATAGTTTACACACACAAAGATTCTTACACATATGATAAGCTAGTAATAGCCACTGGCGGAAGCGCTTTTTTGCCACCAATTGAAAATATAGAACAGTTTTATAACTGGGCTTTTGCCAAAACAATAGAAGATTTCGATAAAATAATGAAGAAAGGTGTGATCGATAATTCTGAGCACATCACCATTGTTGGCGCAGGATTGATTGGTCTCGAAACAGCAGAAAACCTCATTCATGCAGGTAAAAAAGTAACAGTGGTAGAATTGAGTAAACAGGTGTTGGCAAACTGGGATAAAAAATTTGCTCAAATGGCTGCTAACGAGCTTATCCAAAATGAAATTGATCTTAAACTTGGTACTTCTGTAACAGGTGTTGATCCAGAAACACAAGAAATAATTTTAAGTAATGGTGAGCGCTTCTTTTCAGATTTTATGCTAATTAGTATTAGTGTAAAGCCAAATACAGAGATGTTTGTAGCAAAAGGAGCAGCGCATTTGCCAAATGGCGCGCTTATAGTAAATGAGCGAATGGAAACATCTCTGCCCAATATTTATGCAGCAGGAGATTGCTCTTCTATTCCAAATAGACTTACAAAAGATTCGAGTTGGTTTCCGATGGGTACACATTCAAATAAGGCTGGCCGAGTAGCTGGAGCAAATGCAGCAGGAGGAAACGAAACTTTTGAAGGTGGCTATGGCACAGCTATTATGAAACTATTCAACTTTACCATTGCTAGAACTGGTTTAGGACCTAAAGAACTTAGCAGAAAAGGTATTTCTTACGAATCTTCAATGTTGGTGGGTGGAACCACTCCGGGCTTTTATCCTAACCCGAAAGATATTTTTCTAGAAATTTATTATGAGCCTGATAGTGGCAAATTGCTAGGTGCAGAAATGATTGGGGAATTTGGTGTAGATAAACGAGTAGATGTACTTTCTACTGCCATTTATGCAAACCTCACTATACACGATTTACCAAGATTAGATTTAGCTTATGCGCCACCTTATTCACCGGCCAAAGATCCTGTAGTTGTAATTGGATATGTAGCTGAGAATGCTTTAAAAGGAAAATTTAGAGAAGTAAATGTGACCAGAGCTGAAAAGATTATTGAAGAATTGGAAGATCTAACAGTTTTAGATGTGAGAAATCCGGGAGAGGTGCATAACAATGGCTTAATAGCTGGTGCTAAAAATATTCCACTAGATGAGTTGAGGAATAGATTGGATGAGCTGGATACTGAAAAGCCTATTTTGGTTTATTGCGCTAAAGGTTTACGAGGTTACATTTCTTCCATGATTTTGGCGCAGCATGGTTTCCAAAATATCTATAACCTAGCAGGAGGATTTACAGCTTGGAAAAACATGCACTTAGAAGTTGAAGCCTAA
- a CDS encoding CheR family methyltransferase, with protein MFRLSHTDFQKLSEFINTYSGIKMPHTKKTLLESRLQRRVKELNISSFEEYCNIVFSSNQKSTEVIKLIDRVCTNKTSFFREIGHFEYLQKHILPEMVDNNKKHMKIWSAGCSSGEEPYSIAIAINEFRKNNEFIDYQILGSDLSTTILKQAKNAIYHESKIEDLSIEIKKRYFLKGKGEYKGVVRVKPEISKKVMYQRINFMDNEYPIAETFDLAFCRNVLIYFDRNTQEKVIKKICKKIKIGGYFFLGHSESTMGMQLPLKQLSPTIYQRI; from the coding sequence ATGTTTCGATTAAGTCATACCGATTTTCAAAAACTAAGTGAGTTTATAAATACTTACAGTGGCATAAAAATGCCTCATACAAAAAAAACTTTATTAGAAAGTAGATTACAGAGAAGAGTAAAAGAATTGAATATTAGCTCATTTGAAGAATATTGTAATATCGTTTTTTCTTCTAATCAAAAGAGTACCGAGGTAATTAAGCTGATTGATAGAGTTTGTACGAATAAAACTAGTTTCTTTAGAGAAATCGGGCATTTTGAATATTTGCAAAAGCACATTTTACCAGAGATGGTAGATAACAATAAAAAACACATGAAGATATGGAGTGCAGGTTGTTCTAGTGGAGAAGAACCCTATTCTATAGCGATTGCCATTAATGAGTTTAGAAAGAATAATGAATTTATAGATTATCAAATTCTTGGCTCCGATCTTTCTACTACTATTTTAAAACAGGCAAAAAATGCAATTTACCATGAGTCTAAGATAGAAGATCTGTCGATTGAGATTAAGAAACGATATTTTTTAAAAGGTAAGGGTGAATATAAAGGTGTTGTAAGGGTAAAACCAGAAATTAGCAAAAAGGTAATGTATCAACGTATTAATTTTATGGATAATGAATATCCGATTGCTGAAACGTTTGATCTTGCTTTTTGCAGAAATGTTTTAATCTATTTTGATAGAAACACACAAGAAAAAGTAATTAAAAAAATTTGTAAAAAGATAAAGATTGGAGGCTATTTCTTTTTAGGACATTCAGAATCGACTATGGGAATGCAATTACCTCTTAAGCAATTAAGCCCGACTATTTATCAAAGAATTTAG
- a CDS encoding HAMP domain-containing methyl-accepting chemotaxis protein, translating to MKLTIKNKLIFAFALLIGFIIIVFVLATISLSGMNDRISYISNNTAAKILLTGEINQDIIYLSRDLKNVIISTDDQQMKDIVQGIDRKKNELSERINNLDELLDSEEKAILNEFKKKWEEYLVISNNIVALALQNSNPQAAKISMEQAGEYYDESIFLLNQIKEETKSNSSAQFITSNLLEALSKIVRAEKNIIFATTDEKMSYYNNVMTENRQLAERYADELNSQLSGRSARIFEKFEVAFNKYTEVNKEIISLSLLNTNEKAFILSNTTGNELHQESLALMQQLTIKCQNQLINDKIESKESYTASNIYMIITIVLSILLSTLIAFWIVRGIIQALDEAKKVAQEVAEGNFSTNINITNDDEIGDLQQQLKYMVDRLKNSAELAKRVAAGDLTVSEYEKHIKGDLDEALKEMIERLRSVVSSIMNGADNIAAASQQMSDGAQQLSQGAQEQATSSEEVSSSMEQMAANIDQNTDNARQTEKIARKADVDIKDSSEVVNETVLSIETIAEKITIIREIAEKTDLLALNAAVEAARAGEYGKGFAVVAAEVRKLAERSQKAANEIGELSSASVIKARESGKKLQLVVPDIQKTAELVQEISAASTEQSSGAEQVNKAIQQLSQVIQKNAANSEEIASSSEELSSQADELKKAVGYFKLDNNFSSKSNSSSLVKRHNSKNRSNATKIVHEPSTSKGVDLDLGDESPSFDNFGEF from the coding sequence ATGAAGCTCACCATCAAAAATAAACTAATTTTTGCTTTCGCATTATTAATTGGTTTTATCATTATCGTATTTGTGTTAGCTACTATATCATTGTCAGGAATGAATGATAGAATTAGCTATATATCTAATAATACAGCCGCAAAAATCTTATTAACCGGAGAAATTAATCAAGATATAATATATCTGTCTAGAGATTTAAAAAACGTGATTATCTCTACTGATGATCAACAAATGAAAGATATCGTTCAAGGCATTGATAGAAAGAAAAATGAATTAAGTGAACGAATTAATAATCTTGACGAACTTTTAGATTCAGAAGAAAAAGCAATTCTAAACGAATTCAAGAAAAAGTGGGAAGAATACTTAGTAATTAGTAATAACATTGTTGCTTTAGCACTTCAAAACTCAAATCCACAAGCTGCTAAAATTTCAATGGAACAAGCAGGTGAGTATTACGATGAATCTATCTTCTTACTAAACCAGATTAAAGAAGAAACCAAGTCTAATTCTTCTGCTCAATTTATTACGTCTAATTTATTAGAAGCTCTAAGTAAAATTGTACGTGCAGAAAAAAATATAATTTTTGCTACTACCGACGAAAAGATGTCTTATTACAATAATGTAATGACAGAAAATAGACAGTTAGCAGAAAGATATGCAGATGAATTAAATAGTCAACTTTCTGGCAGATCAGCAAGAATTTTCGAAAAGTTTGAGGTTGCTTTTAATAAGTATACAGAAGTAAATAAAGAAATTATTAGCTTATCATTACTAAACACTAATGAGAAAGCATTTATACTTTCAAATACTACTGGTAATGAGTTACACCAAGAGTCTTTGGCATTAATGCAACAACTTACTATTAAATGCCAGAATCAATTAATAAACGATAAAATCGAAAGTAAAGAAAGCTATACTGCTTCTAATATTTATATGATAATAACCATCGTATTATCAATTTTACTTTCTACACTTATTGCTTTCTGGATTGTAAGAGGTATTATTCAAGCATTAGACGAAGCCAAAAAAGTGGCTCAAGAAGTGGCTGAAGGAAATTTCTCTACAAATATCAATATTACTAATGATGATGAAATTGGAGATTTGCAACAGCAACTTAAATACATGGTAGATCGCCTAAAAAACAGTGCAGAGCTTGCAAAAAGAGTTGCTGCTGGTGATTTAACTGTTTCTGAATATGAGAAACACATAAAAGGTGATTTAGATGAAGCACTAAAAGAAATGATTGAAAGATTGAGGTCTGTTGTTAGCTCAATTATGAATGGTGCAGATAATATCGCTGCTGCTAGCCAACAAATGAGTGATGGTGCTCAACAATTATCTCAAGGTGCTCAAGAGCAAGCTACTTCATCAGAAGAGGTTTCATCTTCTATGGAGCAAATGGCTGCCAATATCGATCAAAATACCGACAATGCACGCCAAACTGAGAAAATCGCTAGAAAAGCTGATGTAGATATTAAAGATAGTAGCGAAGTGGTAAATGAAACAGTTCTTTCTATAGAAACAATTGCTGAAAAAATTACCATTATCAGAGAAATTGCTGAGAAAACCGACCTACTAGCATTAAATGCCGCTGTAGAAGCTGCAAGAGCTGGTGAATATGGAAAAGGTTTCGCAGTAGTAGCAGCTGAAGTGAGAAAACTAGCTGAAAGAAGCCAAAAAGCTGCAAATGAAATTGGCGAACTTTCTTCTGCAAGTGTTATAAAAGCAAGAGAGTCTGGTAAAAAATTACAGTTGGTAGTTCCAGATATTCAGAAAACTGCTGAGCTAGTACAAGAAATCTCGGCAGCAAGTACCGAACAAAGCTCAGGAGCTGAACAAGTGAATAAAGCGATACAGCAATTATCTCAGGTTATTCAGAAAAACGCGGCTAACTCAGAAGAAATAGCTTCTAGTTCAGAAGAGCTTTCGAGCCAAGCAGACGAATTGAAGAAAGCAGTTGGTTACTTCAAATTAGATAACAACTTTAGTTCTAAAAGTAATAGCTCTAGTTTAGTAAAAAGACATAATTCCAAGAATCGTTCAAATGCTACTAAAATAGTGCATGAACCTAGCACGAGTAAAGGTGTAGATTTAGACTTAGGAGATGAATCTCCATCTTTCGACAACTTTGGTGAATTTTAA
- a CDS encoding chemotaxis protein CheW, with the protein MSLNEQKINHYIILYLGEEPFAIDVMNVKEILELSKITEVPETPPFLRGIANLRGSLLSVVDLRTKFAMQTVEDTRKTRIVVLNFQANNEQITVGVVVDRVTNVIELNEAEIQVPNDMHDYKRAAYIKGIIHKNDDFIMLIDIEKIFNISEAELLTENV; encoded by the coding sequence ATGAGTCTTAATGAACAAAAAATCAATCATTACATTATTTTATACTTAGGTGAAGAGCCTTTTGCAATTGATGTAATGAACGTGAAAGAGATCTTGGAACTTTCCAAAATTACAGAAGTCCCCGAAACCCCACCATTTTTGCGAGGTATAGCCAACTTAAGAGGCAGTCTACTTTCGGTGGTTGATCTACGAACAAAGTTTGCTATGCAAACCGTAGAAGATACGCGTAAAACCAGAATTGTGGTTTTAAATTTTCAGGCTAATAATGAGCAAATCACTGTAGGGGTTGTGGTAGACCGAGTTACCAATGTTATTGAGTTAAACGAGGCAGAAATACAGGTACCTAACGATATGCATGACTATAAAAGAGCTGCCTACATCAAAGGTATCATCCATAAGAATGACGACTTTATTATGCTCATTGATATCGAAAAGATTTTTAACATTTCGGAAGCTGAACTACTTACCGAAAATGTCTAA